Proteins found in one Trichoplusia ni isolate ovarian cell line Hi5 chromosome 14, tn1, whole genome shotgun sequence genomic segment:
- the LOC113500818 gene encoding uncharacterized protein LOC113500818: MKTTSVIRFAALAAVLLASTNVDAYCSASSKRMDWSAVAGMVDCEKILCVINLVTSGEFTMTGVMKCITGFGRFEENRIATFAMFQSELHSVTFDIKNDNNVGGKGKIMNSALSSGQWVRDDQKVYTVNNIVFNQIKSAEFKAVSTDEENSEGVKGSFEIHLDGSGIAEVSFELPYFGPNTIEISPINKRYVCKVTGWQASGSPEASIVCYKIGTN, from the coding sequence ATGAAGACCACATCCGTGATCCGTTTCGCCGCTTTGGCAGCGGTACTGCTCGCCTCGACAAATGTCGATGCCTATTGCAGCGCCAGCTCCAAACGCATGGACTGGAGTGCAGTAGCGGGCATGGTTGACTGCGAGAAAATATTATGTGTCATAAACTTGGTCACCTCTGGCGAATTTACTATGACGGGAGTCATGAAATGTATTACAGGATTTGGAAGATTTGAGGAAAATCGTATTGCGACATTTGCTATGTTTCAAAGCGAGTTACATTCTGTCACTTTCGACATCAAAAACGATAATAATGTGGGTGGAAAGGGGAAGATCATGAACTCAGCGCTGAGCTCGGGACAGTGGGTGCGAGATGATCAAAAAGTGTACACAGTCAACAACATTGTTTTCAACCAGATAAAATCGGCCGAATTTAAAGCGGTAAGCACAGATGAAGAAAATTCAGAAGGCGTTAAGGGATCTTTCGAGATCCACTTAGATGGAAGCGGGATCGCCGAAGTTAGCTTCGAATTACCGTATTTCGGCCCCAACACGATAGAGATTAGCCCTATAAACAAACGCTATGTGTGCAAAGTAACTGGTTGGCAAGCTAGTGGATCTCCTGAGGCTTCCATAGTTTGCTATAAAATCGGTACTAATTAA
- the LOC113500819 gene encoding uncharacterized protein LOC113500819, with protein sequence MKTTTVIRSAALVTAIVTYALVDASGYCSNYADGLPRTVDALKRLRRVNVFYLTFSFINFVTFGGIIVTSSIQCKTIDGIQAISSKTNKFVTFIVMNGQGVDETGVIMNTVLSMGIWEYGGRFAKNINNIKFDRKTSVTFSARSRDEGSGVEGSFEIHERGKKVAVVVFKVPYWGQNQLDITYHAINYACNLSGMTSSGCPTVEIICHKRKTLI encoded by the coding sequence ATGAAGACCACAACCGTAATCCGCTCCGCCGCCTTAGTGACGGCAATAGTCACATACGCACTTGTCGACGCCAGCGGCTATTGCTCTAACTATGCAGACGGTCTACCACGAACGGTTGACGCTCTAAAGCGATTGCGAAGAGTTAATGTCTTCTATTTAACATTCAGTTTTATTAACTTTGTCACCTTTGGTGGCATTATTGTTACGTCGAGTATACAATGTAAAACGATCGACGGTATCCAAGCGATCTCATCCAAAACGAATAAATTTGTAACTTTTATAGTCATGAACGGTCAGGGTGTCGATGAAACGGGTGTGATTATGAACACCGTGCTGTCTATGGGTATATGGGAGTATGGCGGTCGATTCGCAAAGAACatcaacaatattaaattcgatCGCAAGACATCGGTGACTTTTTCAGCAAGAAGCCGCGACGAAGGTTCTGGAGTTGAAGGTAGTTTTGAAATCCACGAAAGAGGGAAGAAAGTTGCCGTTGTTGTCTTCAAAGTCCCGTATTGGGGTCAGAACCAGCTGGACATCACGTATCATGCTATTAATTATGCTTGTAACCTAAGTGGTATGACATCAAGCGGGTGCCCGACTGTAGAAATAATTTGTCATAAAAGGAAAACACTCATTTAG
- the LOC113500821 gene encoding uncharacterized protein LOC113500821, translated as MKTTSVIRFAALAAVLLASANVDAWKIDDFDLKERPSPKNALNIVMCLVNLVLTGNISMTSILSCITSRSRAITYAKGDWNYYVDLVVQNGEFLSEKGTIAGSHMKYGKWQKDGADVPNVDNIEFNKQPAKFRAVGQEGNINGVAGYFEIHEEGAPIAKVLFESPLDGDARVIIRQLNTDYLCTDSWYYNPYFTIDVSCYSLKVPQ; from the coding sequence ATGAAGACCACGTCCGTAATCCGGTTTGCCGCTTTGGCAGCGGTACTGCTCGCCTCGGCAAATGTTGACGCCTGGAAAATCGACGACTTTGACCTCAAGGAGCGTCCGTCGCCAAAAAATGCCCTCAACATAGTAATGTGCCttgttaatttagttttgacgGGTAACATTTCTATGACATCAATATTATCTTGCATTACAAGTAGGTCACGGGCAATAACTTACGCAAAGGGTGATTGGAATTATTATGTTGACCTCGTCGTCCAGAACGGTGAATTTCTCAGCGAAAAGGGTACGATCGCGGGCTCTCATATGAAATATGGCAAATGGCAAAAGGATGGCGCTGATGTGCCGAATGTTGACAATATTGAATTCAACAAACAGCCGGCAAAGTTTAGAGCAGTTGGACAGGAAGGCAATATCAATGGTGTCGCGGGATATTTCGAGATCCACGAGGAAGGCGCACCGATCGCGAAGGTGCTATTCGAGTCACCGCTGGATGGAGACGCAAGAGTTATTATCAGACAACTTAACACAGATTATTTGTGTACCGATAGCTGGTATTACAATCCGTATTTCACTATTGATGTCAGTTGCTACTCTTTAAAAGTACCTCAGTAA
- the LOC113500477 gene encoding uncharacterized protein LOC113500477 produces the protein MKTTSVIRFAALAAVLLASANVDAWKTNSVELKERPSAKNALNIVMCLVNLVLTGNISVISILSCVKPIGLPIVPYGLNNYIHFLIENDESISETGYVMNAELTWGKWQQDGDDIATVNRLEFNNKQRAEFSAVGREYSPSGTQGFFEIFEKDKPIAKVTFDVPFVGNNRFKIKQLDEGYLCEHQGFSAGGSLTIEIVCNKIHDQ, from the coding sequence ATGAAGACCACGTCCGTAATCCGGTTTGCCGCTTTGGCAGCGGTACTGCTCGCCTCGGCAAATGTTGACGCCTGGAAAACCAACTCCGTTGAACTCAAGGAGCGTCCATCGGCGAAAAATGCCCTCAACATAGTAATGTGCCTTGTAAATTTAGTTTTGACAGGTAACATTTCTGTTATCTCAATATTATCATGCGTGAAACCAATTGGTCTACCGATCGTACCATATGGTCTGAATAACTACATACATTTCTTGATCGAAAACGACGAATCTATTAGCGAAACTGGTTATGTCATGAACGCCGAATTAACCTGGGGCAAGTGGCAACAGGACGGTGATGACATCGCTACAGTCAACCGGTTGGAGTTTAATAACAAGCAGAGGGCCGAATTCTCAGCAGTAGGGCGCGAGTACAGTCCCAGTGGCACTCAAGGATTTTTCGAGATCTTCGAAAAGGACAAACCCATCGCCAAGGTGACTTTTGATGTACCGTTTGTGGGTAACaacagatttaaaattaaacaacttgaCGAAGGCTATCTCTGTGAACATCAAGGGTTCTCTGCTGGAGGATCCCTCACCATCGAAATCGTTTGCAATAAAATTCATGACcaatag